A single window of Triplophysa dalaica isolate WHDGS20190420 chromosome 14, ASM1584641v1, whole genome shotgun sequence DNA harbors:
- the zgc:162879 gene encoding ras and EF-hand domain-containing protein — MNQTDLRRLFAACDGNRSGRIEFEDFTNVCTELNVPAEDTRTLFKKFDLDGDGYINYNDFSSSFQEVSEALNLALLGSSLRSQRSAWDEFENTLDGDVAYYLGRQLDTLSELYEQIHSTSDELLLQQYEDLIKSFVAESREHRMENEQLETSLRRTEELTSSQLAEMEEDLQQHLARTEARVREEEQRKCAESVAVLQIKHENERADLHAAIESLTKEYQEQSKLTSPREDAVKLRSQIRDLMQDNEELRNSLMKAQMNVSVLQVELDRLKNTFTEQKHQYERESDELKKMVIEYQSYSSHIEILQEMNKKLYDSNDGLRSALTHDNASTKRRLSPRNEAPPRKMKPLRQSTMNQGSFAEEDTMVLVKNWADRYLDSGVSIQTDTEPMSGSDYDSDDSQGTAHHSYSYIPSSELEVSDLKSDGMGSVARSTVGSITSSLRRRLSAFPVKQTETQLHDTEDLAPVYRLVLAGDAGSGKSSFLLRLSLNEFKGDIQTTLGVDFQMKKMLVDGEKTNLQIWDTAGQERFRSIARSYFRKAHGVLLLYDVTSESSFLNVREWVEQIRESTDEDIPMCVIGNKVDLRAERPEGSCVTAFHGEKLAMTYNAMFCEASAKEGTNVIEAVLHLAREVKKHAKLRRRSDSQVKLSLHNRRKTLSNCCGV, encoded by the exons ATGAACCAAACTGACTTGCGGAGACTTTTTGCGGCGTGTGATGGGAACAGGTCCGGGAGGATCGAATTCGAGGATTTCACCAATGTTTGTACTGAGCTCAATGTGCCTGCTGAAGACACGAGGACTTTGTTTAAGAAGTTCGACCTGGATGGAGACGGATACATCAATTACAACGACTTTTCGTCAAGCTTTCAGGAAGTATCCGAAGCGTTGAATCTGGCTTTGTTGGGCAGCAGTTTGCGAAGTCAGAGAAGTGCTTGGGATGAATTTGAAAACACGTTAGATGGAGATGTGGCTTATTATTTGGGAAG GCAGTTGGACACATTGAGTGAGTTGTACGAACAGATCCACTCCACCTCAGATGAGCTGTTACTGCAGCAGTATGAGGATCTCATAAAGAGTTTTGTGGCCGAAAGCAGAGAGCACAGAATGGAGAATGAGCAACTGGAGACCAGTCTCAGAAG GACAGAGGAACTGACCAGCAGTCAGCTTGCAGAGATGGAGGAGGACCTGCAGCAGCACCTGGCCCGCACAGAGGCAAGAGTTCGAGAAGAG GAGCAAAGGAAATGCGCCGAATCTGTTGCAGTACTCCAAATCAAGCATGAGAATGAGCGTGCTGACCTGCATGCAGCTATAGAGAGTCTCACAAAG GAATATCAAGAGCAGTCGAAATTAACCAGCCCCAGAGAAGATGCCGTCAAATTAAGATCACAGATTAGAGATTTAATGCAG GACAATGAAGAATTAAGGAACTCCCTAATGAAAGCCCAGATGAACGTCTCCGTTCTCCAGGTGGAGTTGGACAGATTGAAGAACACATTCACTGAGCAAAAACATCAATACGAGAG GGAAAGTGATGAACTGAAAAAAATGGTGATTGAATACCAGTCTTACTCGAGTCATATCGAAATTCTACA GGAGATGAACAAGAAGTTGTACGACAGCAATGATGGGTTGCGCTCAGCTCTGACTCATGATAACGCCTCTACAAAAAGACGG CTCTCCCCTAGAAATGAAGCTCCTCCGAGGAAGATGAAGCCGCTTCGACAGAGCACAATGAACCAGGGCAG TTTTGCAGAGGAGGACACTATGGTCCTGGTTAAGAATTGGGCTGATAGATATTTGGATAGTGGAGTTTCCATTCAGACCGATACAGAGCCAATGTCAGGCAGCGATTATGACAGTGACGACAGCCAAGGAACGGCACATCATAGCTACTCCTATATTCCATCATCTGAGCTGGAG GTTTCAGACCTGAAGTCTGACGGTATGGGATCTGTAGCTCGTAGCACAGTTGGCTCAATAACCTCTTCGCTTCGGCGACGACTATCTGCTTTTCCTGTCAAG CAAACTGAAACCCAGCTTCATGACACTGAGGATCTGGCTCCAGTGTACCGTCTAGTGTTAGCTGGGGATGCTGGGTCAGGAAAATCCAGCTTCTTACTACGACTGAGTCTCAATGAATTCAAAGGAGATATACAGACTACTCTCG GAGTTGATTTTCAAATGAAGAAGATGTTGGTTGATGGTGAGAAAACAAACCTTCAGATCTGGGACACTGCTGGACAGGAAAG GTTCCGCAGCATTGCTAGGTCATATTTTCGCAAAGCACATGGAGTGCTGTTGTTGTATGATGTCACTTCTGAGAGCAGTTTTCTAAACGTCCGTGAATGGGTGGAGCAGATTAGG GAGTCAACAGATGAAGACATCCCCATGTGTGTGATCGGGAACAAGGTGGATTTGAGAGCCGAGAGGCCAGAAGGAAGCTGTGTGACTGCTTTTCATGGGGAAAAACTTGCCATG ACATACAATGCAATGTTCTGTGAGGCAAGTGCCAAAGAGGGAACAAATGTTATAGAGGCAGTTTTACATTTAGCAAG AGAAGTAAAGAAACATGCAAAGCTGAGACGGAGGTCCGATTCACAGGTTAAGCTGAGTCTTCACAATCGAAGGAAGACGCTGAGCAACTGCTGTGGAGTTTAA